From Salvia splendens isolate huo1 chromosome 3, SspV2, whole genome shotgun sequence, a single genomic window includes:
- the LOC121796568 gene encoding uncharacterized protein LOC121796568, with the protein MFAFGNQILTGIRAILEQEQVPRPIRHQTSVRREHGLAHQRVFEDYLAEEPGGDRRFFADGLGCGENCFSALFTRWRPATSTSSNGKLRPTESVYPRLRSARLRYASWPMAPRKTCSTSIFTSMIQLAGSVEKFCEGVIDAFGATYLRKPNVEDCQFLMRMHDRVHSFPGMLWSIDYDNIIWGTT; encoded by the exons ATGTTTGCTTTCGGGAACCAGATTCTCACAGGTATTCGTGCAATACTTGAGCAAGAGCAGGTCCCGAGGCCCATCCGCCACCAGACATCTGTCCGTCGAGAGCATGGCCTAGCTCATCAACGTGTGTTCGAGGACTACTTGGCCGAAGAGCCTGGTGGGGACCGACGATTTTTTGCCGACGGTTTAGGATGCGGTGAGAACTGTTTCTCCGCATTGTTCACGCGATGGAGGCCTGCAACGAGTACTTCCAGCAACGGCAAGTTGCGGCCAACAGAATCGGTCTATCCCCGCTTACgaagtgcacggttgcgctACGCCAGTTGGCCTATGGCACCACGGaagacatgttcgacgagtatctTCACATCGATGATACAACTGGCCGGGAGTGTGGAAAAATTCTGTGAGGGCGTGATTGACGCCTTCGGCgccacatatttgcgcaagccgaatGTCGAAGATTGTCAGTTCCTGATGAGGATGCACGATAGGGTGCACAGCTTTCCTGGAATGTTATGGAGCAttgatt acgacaacatcatatggggtactacttag
- the LOC121796569 gene encoding uncharacterized protein LOC121796569 — translation MTSFLEDDLLPNVAKRALFAQRQESARKDVERGFGVLQARWAIVKGPTRSWYMHHIANVMYACIILHNMIIHDEGARAGDWSDDEAESSAGHATPTVIRDFPYGVNERLQARENMRNQQAHLQLMNDMVEEVWTRSGR, via the coding sequence ATGACCAGTTTTCTTGAAGATGATCTCCTGCCCAACGTTGCGAAGAGAGCCCTTTTTGCACAGCGGCAAGAGTCTGCACGGAAGGACGTGGAGCGAGGATTCGGTGTGCTTCAAGCACgttgggcaatagtgaaaggccCGACTCGTTCCTGGTACATGCATCATATCGCCAATGTCATGTAcgcgtgcatcatcttgcacaacatgattattcACGATGAAGGTGCAAGAGCTGGCGATTGGTCCGACGATGAAGCTGAATCAAGCGCAGGTCATGCAACCCCGACGGTCATTCGAGATTTCCCCTATGGTGTCAATGAGAGATTACAAGCTCGGGAGAacatgcgcaaccaacaagctCATCTtcaactcatgaacgacatggttgaagaagtttggaCACGTAGTGGTCGTTGA